Proteins from one uncultured Cohaesibacter sp. genomic window:
- a CDS encoding heavy metal translocating P-type ATPase has translation MTAHQPIERDWSAFSESLPDGSEKLALAVEGIYCPACMTRIEKGLMDLEGVCNARVNLSSHRLAVTWKPEETDPEQLLKRLADLGYGAHPFDPGRVKTEEKKESQRLLRALAVAGFASMNVMLLSISVWSGNVSDITPETRDFFHWLSAVITLPAAAYSGQPFFSSAWRVLRKGHLNMDVPISIGVILALFLSVLQTVQHQAEAYFESALMLLFFLLVGRWLDQMMRLKTRSFAENLTALKAETAMKLFADGSLREVPLSKVEPGDRVLVRPGERVSVDGTVLSGSSQIDQSLVTGETVLVEVTDGDSVYAGTLNGENALTISVTAAAKGTLLDEVNRLIDEAMEAKSRYRHLADRAAEWYAPIVHTASAVTFAGWWLYGIGWQPSLVIAISVLIITCPCALGLAIPAVQVVASGSLFRNQVLLNRSDALERFAKVDTVVFDKTGTLTRPAVGLVNPDACDAESLRLAIALAKASSHPLSAALAGMDRRVQPLEEAAEQKGKGLEVLHAGERLRLGSIDFCNAHKEAEIIRQAHPTASLIAFRRGEEHPVVFALEQQLRSDAKDVIDSLKARGLALMILSGDQPRAVETIAQELGIDQFHAGISPTDKIALIEAEKAKGNRVMMVGDGLNDAPALASAHVSLSPVTAAHVSQAAADALFLGEKLAPVLHILDISKRARRIMEQNLSLATLYNVVAVPFAIAGFVTPLIAALAMSGSSLVVTINALRARAKSDPWFTDNGGFEESLADRRPSQAEG, from the coding sequence ATGACCGCACATCAACCTATTGAACGGGATTGGTCCGCCTTCTCCGAAAGCTTGCCTGATGGCAGCGAAAAGCTGGCGCTGGCAGTGGAGGGGATCTATTGTCCTGCCTGCATGACGCGCATCGAAAAGGGCCTGATGGATCTTGAGGGCGTCTGCAACGCCCGCGTCAATCTCTCTTCTCACCGGCTTGCTGTGACATGGAAGCCGGAGGAAACCGACCCCGAACAGCTGCTCAAGCGTCTGGCCGATCTGGGCTATGGTGCGCATCCCTTTGACCCCGGACGGGTAAAGACGGAAGAAAAGAAAGAGAGCCAACGCCTGTTGCGCGCGCTGGCTGTGGCCGGCTTTGCCTCCATGAATGTGATGTTGCTCTCTATCTCCGTCTGGTCGGGCAATGTCTCTGATATCACGCCAGAGACCCGTGACTTCTTCCACTGGCTCTCGGCAGTGATCACGCTGCCTGCGGCCGCCTATTCGGGGCAGCCCTTCTTCAGCTCTGCTTGGCGCGTTTTGCGCAAGGGGCATCTCAATATGGATGTGCCTATCTCCATCGGGGTCATTCTGGCGCTGTTCCTGTCGGTGCTGCAAACCGTGCAGCATCAAGCCGAGGCCTATTTCGAGAGCGCCCTGATGCTGCTCTTCTTCCTGCTGGTCGGGCGCTGGCTTGACCAGATGATGCGGCTGAAGACCCGTTCCTTTGCGGAGAATCTGACCGCGCTCAAGGCCGAAACGGCCATGAAGCTGTTTGCCGATGGTTCCTTGCGCGAAGTGCCGCTCTCCAAGGTCGAGCCCGGCGACAGGGTGCTGGTGCGCCCCGGTGAGCGGGTATCTGTGGATGGTACGGTGCTGTCAGGCAGCTCGCAGATTGATCAAAGTCTGGTGACGGGCGAAACGGTGCTGGTTGAGGTGACCGACGGAGACTCTGTTTATGCAGGCACCCTTAATGGCGAGAATGCGCTGACCATCTCTGTCACAGCGGCAGCGAAAGGCACCTTGCTTGATGAAGTCAACCGCCTCATTGATGAGGCCATGGAAGCCAAGTCCCGCTATCGCCACTTGGCTGATCGCGCCGCCGAATGGTACGCACCCATCGTTCATACCGCCTCGGCGGTAACCTTTGCGGGCTGGTGGCTCTATGGTATCGGCTGGCAACCGTCACTGGTGATTGCCATCTCGGTGCTGATCATCACATGCCCCTGTGCTTTGGGGCTGGCGATCCCTGCTGTGCAGGTGGTCGCTTCCGGGTCTCTTTTCCGCAATCAGGTTTTGCTCAACCGATCCGACGCACTGGAACGCTTTGCCAAGGTCGACACTGTGGTGTTCGACAAGACCGGCACCCTGACGCGCCCTGCCGTCGGGCTGGTCAACCCCGATGCTTGTGACGCAGAAAGCCTAAGGCTTGCCATCGCCCTAGCCAAGGCATCGAGCCATCCATTGTCTGCCGCGCTGGCGGGTATGGACCGGCGTGTCCAGCCTCTTGAAGAAGCCGCAGAGCAAAAGGGCAAGGGGCTCGAGGTGCTTCACGCTGGCGAGCGGTTACGGCTGGGGTCCATCGATTTTTGCAATGCGCATAAAGAAGCGGAGATCATCCGGCAGGCCCATCCAACAGCATCGCTTATCGCCTTCCGGCGTGGGGAAGAGCATCCAGTGGTCTTTGCGCTGGAGCAGCAATTGCGCTCTGACGCAAAAGACGTGATTGATAGCCTCAAGGCACGCGGGCTGGCCCTGATGATCCTCTCCGGCGATCAGCCGCGCGCGGTTGAAACCATCGCGCAAGAGCTTGGCATCGACCAGTTTCATGCGGGCATTTCCCCCACCGACAAGATCGCTCTGATCGAAGCGGAAAAAGCAAAGGGCAACCGCGTGATGATGGTGGGCGATGGCCTCAACGATGCCCCTGCGCTCGCCAGTGCTCATGTGTCTCTCTCACCAGTGACCGCAGCCCATGTCAGTCAGGCGGCTGCGGACGCTCTGTTCCTTGGCGAAAAGCTCGCACCGGTGCTGCATATTCTGGATATCAGCAAACGTGCACGCCGCATCATGGAGCAGAATCTGTCACTGGCGACCCTCTATAATGTCGTCGCCGTTCCCTTTGCTATTGCGGGCTTCGTCACGCCATTGATTGCGGCTCTGGCCATGTCTGGTTCTTCGTTGGTGGTAACCATCAATGCCCTGCGCGCCCGTGCCAAAAGTGACCCCTGGTTCACTGACAATGGCGGATTTGAGGAAAGCCTTGCCGACAGGCGCCCATCACAGGCTGAGGGATAA
- a CDS encoding DedA family protein has translation MTETILALIPSYGLWVIFLTLLLCSMAIPVPGSMLMIAAGSFASTGDIDLYLAMGVAYAGYVMGDQTAYRVAYIAGPHLVGRFRKSKKAGAMIGRAERLLEKRGVLAVFLSHTVISPVGPWVSYLCGAAQMKWLHFSVASLIGAACWVAAYGLLGYYFADRLAELAQLANDGMGFIAAFAVAAGAGWWLWASWRRYRERVVSEETAEGQSRQEMEEKGQKI, from the coding sequence ATGACCGAAACGATCCTCGCTCTTATCCCTTCCTATGGCCTCTGGGTTATTTTTCTCACGCTGTTGCTTTGTTCCATGGCAATCCCTGTACCGGGCTCCATGCTGATGATTGCCGCCGGGTCATTTGCTTCTACCGGTGATATTGATCTGTATCTGGCCATGGGAGTTGCTTATGCGGGTTATGTTATGGGAGATCAAACAGCCTATCGGGTTGCTTATATTGCTGGCCCTCATCTTGTGGGTAGATTTCGCAAATCCAAAAAGGCCGGTGCCATGATCGGCCGCGCCGAAAGGCTGCTTGAAAAGCGAGGTGTCCTTGCGGTTTTTCTGTCGCACACGGTAATCAGCCCGGTTGGCCCATGGGTCAGTTATTTGTGTGGAGCTGCACAAATGAAGTGGCTGCATTTCTCTGTTGCGTCTCTTATCGGTGCTGCCTGCTGGGTTGCAGCTTATGGTCTGCTTGGCTATTACTTTGCAGACCGATTGGCGGAGCTTGCCCAGCTCGCCAATGACGGTATGGGCTTCATTGCTGCATTTGCCGTGGCGGCAGGTGCTGGTTGGTGGCTCTGGGCCAGTTGGCGGCGCTATCGCGAACGGGTCGTTTCCGAGGAAACGGCAGAAGGCCAGTCGCGACAAGAGATGGAAGAAAAAGGGCAGAAGATTTGA
- a CDS encoding LysE family translocator yields the protein MLFSLDAMGLFIMTSVVLGLAPGPDNIFILTQSALTGRKTGLVVTLGLCTGILIHTTLVAVGVSVIFRTSEIAFTLLKVAGASYLAYLAWQAFRAKASSLDDSDASAPKLKMHRLYMRGIIMNVTNPKVAIFFLAFLPQFADPSHGSMTLQLLLLGFIFDIVTLFVFSLIALGAGYLGDWLRKSRFAQRMINYVAGTIFLALAVRLVTTKFANS from the coding sequence ATGTTGTTTTCGCTGGATGCCATGGGCCTGTTCATCATGACCTCTGTCGTGCTCGGTCTGGCTCCCGGGCCGGACAATATATTCATCCTCACCCAATCGGCTCTGACGGGGCGCAAAACAGGTCTTGTTGTTACGTTGGGGCTGTGCACTGGCATTCTCATTCATACCACGCTTGTGGCTGTGGGCGTGTCGGTCATTTTCCGCACCTCGGAAATCGCCTTCACTCTGCTCAAGGTGGCGGGGGCGAGCTATCTGGCCTATCTGGCCTGGCAGGCTTTCAGGGCCAAGGCCAGCTCTCTTGACGACAGTGATGCCTCCGCGCCCAAACTGAAGATGCATCGTCTTTATATGCGTGGCATCATCATGAATGTGACCAACCCCAAGGTGGCCATCTTCTTTCTGGCCTTCCTGCCGCAGTTTGCAGATCCGTCCCATGGCTCCATGACCCTGCAGTTGTTACTGCTCGGCTTCATTTTTGATATCGTCACACTATTTGTTTTCTCATTGATAGCACTCGGTGCCGGATATCTGGGAGACTGGCTGAGAAAAAGCCGGTTCGCACAGCGTATGATCAACTATGTCGCCGGTACGATTTTTCTGGCGCTTGCTGTCCGCCTTGTTACGACAAAATTTGCGAATAGCTAA
- a CDS encoding methyl-accepting chemotaxis protein, translating to MNSLSIRIRLFLTFGVILAFSAVLGLFALDRINNMSAMTQDLAEELTGVETLGEMAKLSQHLRAHDLLRQFTENETERATLTAEIHEAQVAFSRAWSSFAPTIQPGEDETRANELFSAWQHFLAVEEEVSGLQAVGQNDLAEEVLLNDLKNDAEIFNTAVSRMLQYRNEQAAATAALAEDMSDSSSLSVTIALAVIILVGMIVVWLIVRNVSGPIVNLAQVMRALADNHMDTDVPGVERKDEIGRMASAVLVFKENMIAATNMRQEKEEQERLSAQKRHQEMMELADRFETAVGQVVERVASEAQELQTNVGTLTAASEETNAQCAAVAAAAEQASSNVETVAAAIEELSASSQEIGQQVSHSTQVANRAVSEAQQTNTRMSGLQTDAERIGTIIGLIDEIASQTNLLALNATIEAARAGEAGKGFAVVASEVKGLAEQTAKATAEIAAQIKSMQTSSTDASNAINAIGDTIGEMSDISTSIVDAVQEQGQTTSEVATNVQQASVGTREVTANIEGVSHAAQESASASAQVLSSAQQLANQAETLRTEMQNFLQTVRAAS from the coding sequence ATGAACAGTCTTTCCATCAGGATCCGTCTTTTCCTCACATTTGGTGTCATACTGGCATTCTCTGCAGTGCTGGGCTTGTTCGCGCTTGATCGTATCAACAATATGAGCGCAATGACACAGGATCTGGCTGAAGAATTGACCGGGGTTGAGACGCTGGGCGAAATGGCCAAACTCAGCCAGCATTTGCGGGCCCATGATCTGTTGCGCCAATTCACCGAAAATGAAACCGAGCGAGCCACCCTGACTGCGGAAATCCACGAGGCGCAGGTGGCCTTCTCGCGCGCATGGAGCAGCTTTGCACCGACCATCCAGCCCGGCGAAGACGAAACCCGCGCCAATGAACTCTTCTCGGCATGGCAACATTTTCTCGCCGTTGAAGAAGAAGTCTCCGGCCTTCAGGCTGTAGGGCAGAATGATCTGGCAGAGGAAGTGCTGCTCAATGACCTCAAGAATGACGCCGAGATCTTCAACACGGCGGTCAGCCGCATGCTGCAATATCGCAACGAGCAGGCCGCCGCAACCGCTGCTCTGGCTGAAGACATGAGCGACAGTTCCAGCCTGAGCGTGACCATCGCCTTGGCGGTCATCATTCTGGTTGGCATGATCGTTGTCTGGCTGATTGTGCGCAATGTATCCGGCCCGATTGTCAATCTGGCTCAGGTCATGCGTGCTCTTGCAGATAACCATATGGACACCGATGTGCCCGGCGTGGAGCGCAAGGATGAGATCGGCCGAATGGCGTCAGCTGTGCTGGTGTTCAAGGAAAATATGATTGCCGCAACCAACATGCGGCAGGAAAAGGAAGAGCAGGAGCGCCTGTCAGCCCAGAAACGCCATCAGGAAATGATGGAACTGGCAGACCGCTTCGAAACCGCCGTCGGGCAGGTTGTGGAACGCGTGGCCTCCGAAGCTCAGGAACTGCAAACAAACGTGGGCACCCTGACCGCAGCATCGGAAGAAACAAACGCCCAGTGTGCAGCCGTCGCCGCAGCCGCCGAGCAAGCTTCCAGCAATGTGGAAACCGTTGCGGCTGCCATTGAAGAGCTATCTGCCTCCTCACAGGAAATCGGCCAGCAGGTGTCTCATTCCACGCAGGTGGCAAATCGCGCCGTTTCGGAAGCCCAACAGACCAACACCCGCATGTCCGGCCTGCAGACCGATGCAGAGCGGATCGGCACTATTATTGGCCTGATAGACGAGATTGCCTCTCAGACCAACCTTCTGGCGCTCAATGCCACCATCGAAGCGGCGCGCGCAGGAGAAGCCGGCAAGGGTTTTGCTGTCGTGGCCTCCGAGGTCAAGGGGCTCGCCGAGCAAACTGCCAAGGCCACCGCTGAGATTGCCGCGCAAATCAAGAGCATGCAGACATCCAGTACCGATGCCAGCAATGCCATCAATGCGATTGGTGATACGATTGGCGAGATGAGCGATATCTCCACTTCCATCGTGGATGCCGTGCAGGAGCAGGGACAGACAACGTCTGAAGTGGCGACCAACGTGCAGCAGGCGTCGGTGGGCACCAGAGAAGTGACCGCCAACATTGAAGGTGTTTCACACGCGGCTCAGGAATCGGCCAGCGCGTCGGCTCAGGTGTTGTCTTCTGCCCAGCAGCTTGCCAATCAGGCCGAGACCCTCAGAACGGAAATGCAGAATTTCCTTCAAACTGTCCGCGCAGCCTCATAA
- a CDS encoding substrate-binding domain-containing protein, with translation MKRFSIFLVSTALMVNAAAAVTIGTTMSKKDAFVSILTDNIKAAASETSGVDLDLVVANMDKDTQISQVRTFIEKKVDAIIINAVADEHNEEMQKMAAEANIPLVYVNRQPPQSRFPGPVSVVSCNELVAGRLQMRLMANEVGGKGNVVILNGALSHPAAKARTEGLKEVLKQYPDLSVVHEQSANWSRDEAEQIITGLLNKGTKIDIIAANNDEMAIGAVRAIEKAGLSFDDVMIGGVDATPSAIAEMEAGKIKVTVLQNAAAQGQQSIKNAIAMAEGGYAQEFDWIPWEVVVPSNMEKYK, from the coding sequence ATGAAACGCTTTTCGATCTTTTTGGTGTCAACCGCGTTGATGGTCAATGCAGCCGCTGCGGTCACAATCGGCACCACCATGTCCAAGAAGGATGCCTTTGTCTCTATTCTGACGGACAACATCAAGGCCGCCGCTAGCGAGACCAGCGGCGTGGACCTTGATCTTGTCGTTGCCAACATGGACAAGGACACCCAGATCAGTCAGGTCAGGACATTCATCGAAAAAAAGGTGGATGCAATTATTATCAACGCCGTGGCTGATGAGCATAACGAAGAGATGCAGAAGATGGCCGCCGAGGCCAACATCCCGCTGGTCTATGTCAACCGGCAGCCGCCGCAAAGCCGGTTCCCCGGCCCGGTTTCCGTCGTTTCCTGCAACGAACTGGTTGCCGGTCGCCTTCAGATGCGCCTGATGGCAAATGAGGTCGGCGGCAAGGGCAATGTGGTCATTCTCAACGGGGCTCTTTCCCATCCGGCAGCCAAGGCGCGGACCGAAGGCCTCAAGGAAGTGCTGAAACAATATCCGGACCTGTCGGTCGTACATGAGCAATCCGCCAACTGGAGCCGCGATGAAGCCGAACAGATCATTACCGGTCTTCTGAACAAGGGCACCAAGATCGACATCATCGCCGCTAATAATGACGAAATGGCCATCGGTGCCGTTCGTGCGATAGAGAAGGCGGGTCTTAGCTTTGATGATGTGATGATTGGCGGCGTGGATGCCACCCCGAGCGCCATTGCCGAGATGGAAGCAGGCAAGATCAAGGTCACTGTCTTGCAGAACGCAGCGGCGCAAGGTCAGCAATCCATCAAGAATGCCATTGCCATGGCCGAAGGCGGCTACGCGCAGGAGTTCGACTGGATTCCGTGGGAAGTGGTCGTACCGTCCAACATGGAAAAATACAAGTAA
- the hemA gene encoding 5-aminolevulinate synthase encodes MQYLDFFESAVSSLKEEKRYRIFADLERQAGRFPHAIWRADNGLEREILVWCSNDYLGMGQHPDVIDAMSDTAQKMGTGAGGTRNISGTNHPLVQLEAELADLHHKEASLVFTSGFVSNEAAISTIAKLLPNCLILSDELNHASMIAGVKNSGMQKQVFRHNDMEHLEELLAAAGKDRAKLIVFESVYSMDGDVAPIKEICDLADKYSAMTYIDEVHAVGMYGPRGAGIAEREGLMDRIDIIEGTLAKAFGTLGGYITAKAPIVDAVRSYAPGFIFTTAMPPAIAAAACCSVRHLKESQSERDGQQRQAARTKEVLSNAGLPVMPSDTHIVPLFVGDPDLCKQASDILLDTHGIYIQPINYPTVPRGTERLRITPTPFHDDKLVDGLCEALKDVWDRLKLPHIEPGTFHDLTKQPEQQVFQAVGG; translated from the coding sequence ATGCAGTATCTTGATTTTTTCGAAAGCGCCGTATCTTCCCTCAAGGAAGAGAAACGCTACCGTATCTTTGCCGACCTTGAGCGGCAGGCAGGACGATTTCCGCACGCCATCTGGCGCGCCGACAATGGATTGGAACGCGAAATCCTCGTTTGGTGCTCCAATGACTATCTAGGCATGGGGCAGCATCCCGACGTGATCGACGCCATGAGCGACACAGCCCAGAAGATGGGCACCGGCGCTGGCGGCACACGCAACATTTCCGGCACCAACCATCCACTGGTCCAACTTGAAGCCGAACTGGCCGATCTACACCACAAGGAGGCATCTCTGGTCTTTACCTCCGGGTTTGTGTCGAATGAAGCGGCTATTTCCACCATTGCCAAGTTGCTGCCGAACTGCCTTATCCTGTCCGATGAACTCAACCATGCGTCCATGATTGCCGGTGTCAAGAATTCCGGCATGCAGAAGCAGGTCTTCCGCCACAATGACATGGAGCATCTTGAAGAATTGCTGGCCGCAGCTGGTAAGGATCGCGCCAAACTGATCGTGTTTGAATCCGTCTATTCCATGGATGGCGACGTAGCGCCGATCAAGGAAATCTGTGATCTGGCCGACAAATACAGCGCGATGACCTATATCGACGAAGTGCATGCGGTTGGCATGTATGGCCCTCGCGGGGCAGGCATTGCCGAGCGCGAAGGGTTGATGGATCGCATCGATATCATCGAGGGCACCCTAGCCAAGGCCTTCGGTACGCTGGGCGGCTATATCACCGCCAAGGCCCCTATTGTGGATGCTGTGCGTTCTTATGCGCCAGGCTTCATTTTCACCACAGCTATGCCGCCAGCCATTGCGGCTGCCGCCTGCTGTTCTGTACGTCATCTGAAAGAAAGCCAGAGCGAACGCGATGGGCAGCAACGTCAGGCAGCGCGCACCAAAGAAGTGCTGTCCAACGCCGGCTTGCCAGTGATGCCATCTGACACGCACATCGTGCCGCTTTTCGTGGGCGATCCGGACCTGTGCAAGCAGGCCTCCGACATTCTTCTGGATACCCACGGTATCTATATCCAGCCGATCAACTATCCGACCGTGCCGCGTGGCACAGAGCGCCTGCGCATCACGCCGACGCCTTTCCATGACGACAAGCTGGTCGACGGTCTGTGCGAAGCGCTCAAGGATGTCTGGGACCGTTTGAAGCTGCCCCATATCGAGCCGGGCACCTTTCACGACCTGACCAAGCAGCCCGAGCAGCAGGTTTTTCAAGCCGTCGGCGGCTAA
- a CDS encoding radical SAM protein, translating to MALHIALITPSRYDTDGYVQQWKRPVMVTQAQAAIKALLKDCNDRNVLGDDNEISCEDHYEIFGPVPIEGIVARIREAGNGAVFLTGVLSAFFPRALDLARMFRAHDIPVVIGGVHINGIKALFKDNDYGLQDALDMGASLFVGQAEGHLDDLLKDLNANELKPVYDYLRDLPDLSSAPMPAYDVDTIKKSFTGVVPIETSRGCPFRCTFCCIPNTQGVEMQMRDPQVIADYVLEYARKGVKTFFLSDDNIARNKRWEEVFDKLIEMRRKHKVGYELIIEADTVAYKIPRFIEKATAAGVTDVFLGLESIDPETIKAAGKKHNRAANVRDMFGSWYQAGAVTISGFIIGFPGETEDRILSNVDTLVSEYSGEIFTLSVLTPLPGSVDHKRLHEKGTYMDPDLNNYDLGHFVFNHDTLDETSVERLTPRIVPKVYSLRRAWTIMLQGLRNPTKAVTNFAWTVGLTLGYRVGGTGVYEVGSGRYRNRHLRRPGLPKEPLLVFYPKYFLKDAWGILHAGFYLAALRSMLFVAKRKVARERAEAEKARDSVAAGAKQTV from the coding sequence ATGGCGCTTCACATCGCTCTTATAACGCCTTCGCGCTACGATACCGATGGCTATGTTCAGCAATGGAAGCGTCCGGTGATGGTCACCCAGGCGCAAGCGGCCATCAAGGCCCTTCTGAAGGATTGCAATGATCGCAATGTGTTGGGCGATGACAATGAGATATCTTGCGAAGACCATTACGAGATCTTCGGCCCTGTGCCGATCGAGGGCATCGTCGCCCGGATAAGGGAGGCAGGCAACGGAGCGGTCTTCTTGACCGGTGTCCTGAGTGCTTTCTTCCCACGTGCGCTCGATCTGGCCCGCATGTTTCGCGCCCATGATATTCCGGTGGTCATCGGCGGCGTGCATATCAACGGCATCAAGGCCCTTTTCAAGGACAATGACTATGGCTTGCAGGATGCCCTGGATATGGGAGCCTCGCTCTTTGTCGGGCAAGCAGAAGGGCACCTAGATGATCTCTTGAAAGACCTTAACGCCAATGAGCTCAAACCGGTTTACGACTATCTCAGGGATCTGCCGGATCTGAGTTCGGCGCCGATGCCAGCCTATGACGTCGACACAATCAAGAAGAGCTTTACAGGCGTCGTGCCGATCGAAACCAGCCGTGGCTGCCCGTTCCGCTGTACCTTCTGTTGCATTCCCAACACGCAAGGGGTGGAAATGCAGATGCGAGACCCGCAGGTGATTGCGGACTATGTGCTCGAATATGCACGCAAGGGCGTGAAAACGTTTTTTCTGTCCGATGACAACATCGCCCGCAACAAACGCTGGGAAGAGGTCTTCGACAAGCTGATTGAAATGCGTCGCAAGCACAAAGTGGGCTATGAGCTGATTATCGAGGCCGATACAGTCGCCTACAAAATTCCTCGTTTCATCGAAAAGGCAACAGCTGCCGGGGTTACGGATGTATTCCTTGGGCTGGAGTCCATCGATCCGGAAACCATCAAGGCCGCAGGCAAGAAACACAATCGCGCCGCCAACGTGCGGGATATGTTCGGTTCATGGTATCAGGCCGGAGCGGTCACTATTTCGGGCTTCATCATCGGTTTTCCCGGAGAAACGGAAGACAGAATATTGAGCAATGTCGACACGTTGGTGAGCGAATATTCAGGCGAAATCTTCACGCTCTCGGTGCTGACGCCGCTGCCGGGTTCGGTGGACCACAAGCGTCTGCACGAGAAGGGGACCTATATGGACCCTGATCTGAACAACTATGATCTGGGCCATTTCGTTTTCAATCACGATACGCTGGATGAAACGTCGGTCGAGCGCCTGACGCCGCGCATCGTGCCCAAGGTATATTCTCTGCGCCGTGCCTGGACCATCATGCTGCAGGGCCTGCGCAATCCGACCAAGGCGGTTACCAATTTTGCATGGACTGTTGGCCTCACCCTTGGCTATCGCGTAGGGGGCACCGGCGTTTATGAAGTCGGGTCGGGGCGCTACCGCAACCGGCATCTGCGCCGTCCGGGGCTGCCCAAGGAGCCCTTGCTGGTCTTCTATCCGAAATACTTCCTTAAAGATGCTTGGGGCATCTTGCATGCTGGTTTCTATCTGGCTGCGTTGCGGAGCATGCTGTTCGTCGCCAAACGCAAGGTGGCGCGCGAGCGGGCCGAAGCAGAGAAAGCACGGGACAGTGTCGCAGCAGGAGCCAAACAGACGGTTTGA
- a CDS encoding response regulator → MPVTVLSALRVLVIEDSAYMRTIIRTILQGLGVREIFEAEDGGVGLEKLEQLSPDLLIIDWVLPILDGPELVRLVRNPNHPMGTVPIIMISSYAEKHRIMEAKQLGVHEFLRKPFSAKDMYLRIVAATSMDRPFVRTDNYYGPAPRESVTRRAGDGAADLGQSGVSVPTAFA, encoded by the coding sequence ATGCCTGTAACTGTTCTTTCGGCTTTGAGAGTACTGGTCATAGAAGATAGTGCGTATATGCGCACGATCATTCGTACCATTTTGCAGGGGCTTGGAGTCCGCGAAATCTTCGAAGCAGAAGATGGTGGCGTTGGTCTTGAAAAGCTCGAGCAGCTCTCTCCTGATCTGTTGATCATCGATTGGGTTCTGCCCATTCTGGATGGGCCGGAACTGGTGCGCCTGGTGCGCAACCCGAACCACCCCATGGGAACGGTTCCGATTATCATGATTTCGTCCTACGCCGAGAAGCACCGCATCATGGAGGCCAAACAGCTTGGCGTGCATGAATTCCTGCGAAAGCCGTTTTCGGCCAAAGACATGTATCTTAGAATAGTGGCTGCCACATCGATGGATCGTCCCTTTGTGCGTACCGACAATTATTACGGACCGGCCCCCCGGGAATCCGTTACGCGACGCGCTGGCGATGGAGCCGCCGACCTTGGACAGTCTGGAGTTTCCGTGCCAACTGCCTTTGCCTAA
- a CDS encoding AAA family ATPase, translating to MDWSPQQDAALKAVDNWIKRGDEPIFRLFGYAGTGKTTLARHLAEGIDGSVLFGAFTGKAAQVLRQKGCAGASTIHAMIYRPDTSDDEERDEDVPAFVINRDSPAHDADLIIIDECSMVDEMLGSDLLSFGKPVLVLGDPAQLPPVSGGGYFTEDEPDIMLTEIHRQARDNPIIRLAQDVREGKTPEYGDYGAVQVIGRRGLETEQVLEADQVLVGRNLTRQKYNKRLRELKEFEGPYPRVGDKLVCLRNNHQKGLLNGGIWIVDKVTSRTGKDLKLRVSPELGHELSGRVPLKIPKMLFEEHEGEIPWTVRKKGDAFDYGYALTVHKAQGSQWNNVMLFDESWAFRDHRTRWLYTGVTRAAESLTIVR from the coding sequence ATGGACTGGTCACCACAGCAGGATGCGGCTCTCAAAGCAGTCGATAACTGGATCAAGCGCGGCGATGAACCGATCTTTCGCCTCTTTGGCTACGCAGGAACAGGCAAGACCACGCTGGCACGCCATCTTGCAGAGGGGATTGACGGCAGTGTTCTGTTTGGGGCCTTTACGGGCAAGGCTGCGCAGGTTTTGCGCCAGAAGGGATGCGCAGGCGCCAGCACCATTCATGCCATGATCTACCGACCGGACACCAGCGATGACGAGGAGCGCGATGAAGACGTGCCAGCCTTTGTTATCAACCGCGACAGTCCGGCCCATGATGCCGATCTGATCATCATTGATGAATGCTCCATGGTCGATGAAATGCTCGGCTCGGACCTGCTTTCCTTCGGCAAGCCCGTGCTCGTGCTGGGCGATCCGGCGCAGCTGCCACCGGTTTCGGGCGGTGGCTACTTCACCGAAGATGAGCCCGATATCATGCTCACGGAAATCCACCGGCAGGCGCGGGACAATCCGATCATCCGTCTGGCGCAAGACGTGCGCGAAGGCAAAACGCCGGAGTATGGCGACTATGGTGCCGTGCAAGTAATCGGTCGGCGCGGTCTTGAAACCGAACAGGTGCTTGAAGCCGATCAAGTGCTCGTCGGGCGCAATCTGACCCGTCAGAAATACAACAAGCGCCTGCGCGAGCTGAAAGAATTCGAGGGACCCTATCCGCGGGTTGGCGACAAGCTCGTATGCTTGCGCAACAACCACCAGAAGGGCCTTTTGAATGGCGGCATCTGGATCGTCGACAAGGTCACAAGCCGCACGGGCAAGGATCTCAAGCTGCGTGTCTCACCAGAGCTGGGGCATGAGTTGTCCGGCCGTGTCCCGTTGAAGATTCCCAAGATGCTGTTTGAAGAGCATGAGGGTGAAATCCCCTGGACGGTCCGCAAGAAGGGCGATGCCTTTGACTATGGCTATGCGCTGACCGTTCACAAGGCACAGGGCTCGCAGTGGAACAATGTGATGCTGTTTGACGAAAGCTGGGCCTTTCGTGACCATAGGACACGCTGGCTCTATACCGGCGTGACACGCGCAGCAGAAAGTCTGACAATCGTTCGATAA